Genomic window (Streptomyces cadmiisoli):
CGCTGCGTGGTCGTCGGTACGCGCGTACAGGGCGGCCTCGAAAGCGCGGTCGACGGTGCTGGTCCTCTCCACGTGCCGATCGTGTCATGGGCTCCCGGCCGCCCGGTTCCGTCCCCCGTACCACCCATCGTCAACCCGCGGTTGACACCTCTGGACCGTCAACCTACGGTTGACGCATGGCGACGAACCCGAACATCACGTCATCCATCCGTCTCGACGACCTGATCGCGGCCATCAAGAAGGTCCACGACCAGCCCCTCGACCAGCTCCAGGACGCGGTCCTCGCCGGGGAGCACCTGGGCGACGTGGCCGATCACCTGATCGGCCACTTCGTCGACCAGGCCCGGCGTTCGGGCGCCTCCTGGACCGACATCGGCAGGAGCATGGGTGTCACCCGGCAGGCCGCGCAGAAGCGCTTCGTACCGAGGGAGTCCGCCGATCTGGACCCCAGCCAGGGCTTCAGCCGGTACACCCCACGCGCGCGGAAGGTGGTCCTGGAGTCGCACAACGCGGCCAGGACCGCGCGCAACGCCGAGGGTCTGCCCGCGCATCTGATTCTCGGCCTGCTCGCCGAGCCGGAAGGGCTGGGCGCGCTGGCCGTGACCGCGCAGGGCGTCTCCCTGGACGCCGTCCGCGAGGCGGCCACGGCGGTGCTCCCTCCGGCCGCCGACGAGGCCCCGGAGCTGGTCCCGTACGCCTCGGACTCCAAAAAGGTCCTGGAGCTCACCTTCCGCGAGGCCCTCCGCCTGGGCCACAACTACGTCGGCACCGAACACCTCCTGCTGGCCCTCCTGGAATTCGAGAACGGCGAGGGCGTCCTCTCCGGCCTCGGCATCACCAAGCCGGCCGCCGAGGAGTACGTCACCGAGAAGCTCGCGGCCCTGGTGAGCGAGCGGAAGGCGGACGCGGAAGGGGAGTAGCGCCGGACGGCTCCCTCGGGGGGCGTCACCGGCCCGCACCCGCCACCGGGCGCCCGCCGCCTCCGGTCCCGCGCCCTCCTCCCAGGCGGTGCGCGTCGGTGGTCCCGCGGTCCTCGCCGGGCCGGCGCCCGCCTCCGGTCCGGTCGGCCCGGCGTTGTCAGACCCGGCTGCGACACTCGCAGACATGACCGATCGCTGGGCGCTCGCTCCGGCCGAGGACGGCGGCGTGGAGCTCGCCCCCCTCGGTCCGGACGGGCTGCCCGCCGGACCGGTGCTGCGGGAGCCGGACCTGGTGGCGGCCGTGCGTGCCCGGCCGGACGTCACGCGGTGGGTGTGGCGGTCCACCGCCGAGGCCTATCCGCCCCTGCTCGCCGCCGGAGTACGGGTGGAGCGGTGCTACGACGTGGAGGACGCCGAGACCCTCCTCCTCGGCCACGAGGGGAGGTACGGCGAACCCCGCTCGGCCGCCGCGGCCCTGGCCCGTCTGCGCGGCGGCCCGGTACCGCCCGATCCGCCCCAGCGTGCCGCCGAACCGGGCGCGCAGTCCCCGTTGTTCGAACCGCAGAGCGTCCGGCTGCCGCTCGGAGAACTCCTCGCCGTGTACGCCGAGCAGCAGCGCCGGCACGAGCGGACCGCGCACCCCGACCGGATGCGCCTTCTGACGGCCGCCGAGTCGGCGGGCATGCTCGTGGCCGCCGAGATGAACCGTTCGGGGGTGCCCTGGAGCGCCCAGGTGCACCGAGAGGTCCTGCACGAACTGCTCGGCGAGCGGTACGCGGGCGGTGGCGAGCCCCGCCGGCTGGCCGAGCTGGCCGACGAGGTCTCCGCCGCCTTCGGCCGCCGGGTGCGCCCCGATCTGCCCGCCGATGTGATCAAGGCCTTCGCGCAGGCCGGGATCAAGGTCGCCTCCACCCGCCGCTGGGAGATCGAGTCCGTCGACCACCCGGCGGTGAAACCGCTGGTGGAGTACAAGAAGCTGTACCGCGTCTGGGTCGCCCACGGCTGGTCCTGGCTCCAGGACTGGGTGCGGGACGGCCGCTTCCGACCGGAGTTCCTCGCGGGCGGCACCGTCACCGGCCGCTGGGTCACCAACGGCGGCGGCGGACTCCAGATCCCCAAGATCATCCGGCGTGCCGTCGTCGCCGACCCGGGCTGGCGACTCGTGGTCGCGGACGCCGACCAGATGGAGCCCCGCGTCCTGGCGGCGATCTCGCGCGACCCGGGCCTGATGGAGGTGGCCGGCCGCGAGACCGACCTGTACCAGTCCGTCTCGGACCGCGCCTTCTCCGGCGACCGCGCCCAGGCCAAGCTCGCCGTGCTCGGCGCTATCTACGGCCAGACCTCCGGCGACGGCCTCAAGAACCTCGCCGCCCTCAGACGCCGCTTCCCCAAGGCGGTCGCCTACGTCGACGACGCGGCCCGCGCGGGCGAGGAGGGCCGGCTGGTGCGGACGTGGCTGGGCCGGACCTGCCCACCGGCCGCCGGGACCGCGGACGCGGCGGACGAAGCGGGCATCCCCCAGGACGATCCGGCCGAGACCGGTACCGGCGGCCAGGAGTGGGTGCCCGGCTACGCCTCGACCAACGCCCGCGCCCGCGGCCGGTTCGCCCGTAACTTCGTCGTCCAGGGCAGCGCCGCCGACTGGACCCTGCTGCTGCTCGCCGCGCTGCGCCGGACCTGTGCGGACCTCGCTGCCGAGCTGGTGTTCTTCCAGCACGACGAGGTGATCGTGCACTGTCCGCTGGAGGAGGCCGAGACGGTCGTGGCGGCGATCCGGGAGGCGGCGGAGCTGGCCGCGCGGCTCACCTTCGGCGAGACACCGGTGCGGTTCCCGTTCACCACGGCGGTGGTCGAGTGCTACGCGGACGCGAAATGACCCGCGCCGCCGGGGCCCGTCCCGCCGTGCGGGCGGCCGGGTCAGGTGCCGGGGCACGCCGGCCGGTCGGAGATCAGCTCCCGCAGCTCCGCGACCACCGCCCGCTCGTCCGTCCCGTCCAGGGCGGCGAGAGCGGAACGCCACTCCTCGTACGCGTCCTCGGGCCGCCCCTGATCACGCAGCAGCAGACCGTACTGGTGGCGCACGAGACCGCCGGTGTAGCGATCGGCGCGGGCGTCGGCGCGGCGCAGCAGCTCCACGCACTCCCGACCGGCGCGCTCGGTGCGGCCGAGGAGCCGCAGGGCCCGGACCAGTCCGAGCCGCGTCTGGGACTCGCCGTGCCAGTCGCCGTGGCCGCCGAGGATGCGCAGGCTCTCCTCGAAGTGCTCGGCGGCGGCGGCCGGTTCACCGAGCGTGAGGTGGGCGTACCCGATGTTGCAGTGCGCCGAGTGCTGCACGATCACGGCGCCGATCTCGACGCCGATCGCGAGCGAGCGCCGGTGCTGCTCGATGGCGGCACGGGGATCCGTGTGCTCGTACAGGTTGCTGAGATGGCTGTAGGTGACGGCCTCGCCGTGCGCGTCGCCCAGTTGCCGGGAGTACTCCAGGCTCTGCCGCAGCGCGTCCTCGGACTCGGCGTACCGGCCGAGCCCCTCCAGCAGCAGCCCGCGGTTGTTGAGGCAGCGCCGGATCCAGGAGACCTCGTCCAATCGCCGCCAGACCGCCAACGCCCGGTCGGTCAGCGCCAGCGCCTCGCTCTGGCGTCCGGTCAGGAAGTGCAGCCCGGCGAGGTCGCCCAGCGCGTACGCCTCGGCGGGCGCGTCCCTCAGCCGCCGCGCCAGCTCCAGCGCGGCCCGCCCGAGCAGCTCCATCTCGGCGAAACGACCGCTGCGACGGAGATACGGGAAGAACAGACGGAGCAGTGTGGACAGCCAGGCGGCCCGCAGCTCCCCCTGCGTCCACGCACCCCGCCCGGAACCGTCCGACTCCGCTTCTCCCGACTCCGGTTCCTCCGACTTCGGATCCCCCGAGACCGAGCCCAGGGAACCCACCGAGCCCAGGGAACCCACCGAGCCCACGGAACCCACCGGGTCGACCGAACCCACCGAACCCCCGTCCGCGGCAGCGCCCCCGTACCGCTCCACCAGCGCGACGACATTGGCGAGTTCCAGGTCCCCCCAGGCGAACGCCGCCTCCGGGCTGGGGAACGGTGGGACCGTCGTCACCTCGGTGGCGTGCCCGGTGGGCTGGGTCGCGGTCGGACGGCGGCGGTCGTCCTGGTCGAGGCCCGGTTCGACGATGGCGGTGAGGACGCGTTCGGCGACCGCGGCGTACCAGCGCAGTCCCGTCTCGGCCGCCGCGCCGCCCTCCTGGTCGGCCGCCGCCAGCTCACGGGCGAAGTCACGGACGAGGTCGTGGGGCGAGTAACGGCCGTACGCCGTCTCCTCCAGCAGCGCCACGTCGACCAGCCGGTCCAGCGCGGCCTCGGCGCGGCGCCCGTCGGTACCCGTGAGCCGGGCGAGCAGCGGCGCCCCGTAGACGGGCAGGTCCAGCGCGCCGATGCGGGCCAGCGCGAGGGCCGCGTCCCGGTCGGCCTCACGGTCGGAGGCGGCGAGCGCGTCGTGCGCGACGGCGAGGGACCTGCGCACGCTCAGGTCGTCGTACTCCAGATGGTGCAACCGGCCCTCCGTGGCGGCCAGTTGTCCGGCGAGGACATCCGGCGTGAGCGCCAGACGGGCGGCGAGCCGGGCCGCGACCACCCGCAGGGCGAGCGGCAGCCGGCCGGTGAGGTCGACGAGCGGGTGCGCGGCGTCGAGGCCGGTCCGTCCGGAGACCGTGCGCAGCAGCTCCGCGCTCTCCGCGTCGGTCAGGGGCATGAGCGGGAACCGGCGCGCACCGTCGAGAGCGGTCAGCGGCGAACGGCTGGTGACGATCACCGCGCAGCCGGCGCCGGCCGGCAGCAGAAGCCGTACCTGCGCGGCGCTCGCGGCGTCGTCCAGCACCATCAGCGTACGGGTCGGCGCGAGCAGCGAACGCAGCAACGCGGCGGCCGCGTCCGGGTGCTTCGGGATGAGGCAGGGCTCGACGCCGAGATCCCGGAGCAGCGCGCTGAGCGCCTGACCGGGGGTGAGGGGGGCCATGCCCGGGGTCGCGCCGTGCAGGTTGACGTAGAGCTGCCCATCGGAAAAACGTTCCGCCAGGCCATGCGCCACATGCAGTGCGAGCGCGCTCTTGCCGACCCCGGCCATACCGCTGACCACCGCCACGGCAGCCACGGCGGCCGGCTCGACGAGGCTTCGTCGCAGTTCGTCGCGCACGTCGGTGCGGCCGGTGAAGTGCGCGGGGGGCGGCGGAAGCTGGGACGGGCGGGGGGCCCGGGACCCGGTTTCGGGGGCGGAGCGGGCGTCGTCCGCGGAGGGGTCCTGGGCACAGGCGGGCCCACCGTCGCAGGGCGCGGCCCGGTCCGCGCCCTCACCATCGGCCTGCGCCGGCGCCTCACGTCCGGCCCGCGCGGACTCCTCACGACGGGTCTGCGCAGGCACCTCACCGGGCGCCCCCGACGAGGACGCGTGCGGGGACTCGGACGCAGACGGATGCTGGGGCGCGTACGAAGACGGATGCTGGGGCGCGTACGAAGACAGGTGCGGAGGCGCGTACGGGCCGCCGCCTCCCGCGGCCCCCCGCAACACCTCCACATGCGCCGCGCGCACGCCCTCCCCCGGTTCGACCCCCAGT
Coding sequences:
- a CDS encoding bifunctional 3'-5' exonuclease/DNA polymerase encodes the protein MTDRWALAPAEDGGVELAPLGPDGLPAGPVLREPDLVAAVRARPDVTRWVWRSTAEAYPPLLAAGVRVERCYDVEDAETLLLGHEGRYGEPRSAAAALARLRGGPVPPDPPQRAAEPGAQSPLFEPQSVRLPLGELLAVYAEQQRRHERTAHPDRMRLLTAAESAGMLVAAEMNRSGVPWSAQVHREVLHELLGERYAGGGEPRRLAELADEVSAAFGRRVRPDLPADVIKAFAQAGIKVASTRRWEIESVDHPAVKPLVEYKKLYRVWVAHGWSWLQDWVRDGRFRPEFLAGGTVTGRWVTNGGGGLQIPKIIRRAVVADPGWRLVVADADQMEPRVLAAISRDPGLMEVAGRETDLYQSVSDRAFSGDRAQAKLAVLGAIYGQTSGDGLKNLAALRRRFPKAVAYVDDAARAGEEGRLVRTWLGRTCPPAAGTADAADEAGIPQDDPAETGTGGQEWVPGYASTNARARGRFARNFVVQGSAADWTLLLLAALRRTCADLAAELVFFQHDEVIVHCPLEEAETVVAAIREAAELAARLTFGETPVRFPFTTAVVECYADAK
- a CDS encoding AfsR/SARP family transcriptional regulator; translated protein: MARVLLAVLLLEAGRVVPVESLKEALWGGSPPASAHASLHNHVARLRRLLDDPERLRAVPPGYVLTVEPGELDIHVFEARVAAARAAHAVGDWERAVHECAGALALWRGTPLSGLPSDVGGYAFVRRLAEARLLLLEWRYDAELALGGTGLAGLVPELAALAAEYPFREGYHRQLMLALHRAGRRAEALAVHRDLRTRLIEELGVEPGEGVRAAHVEVLRGAAGGGGPYAPPHLSSYAPQHPSSYAPQHPSASESPHASSSGAPGEVPAQTRREESARAGREAPAQADGEGADRAAPCDGGPACAQDPSADDARSAPETGSRAPRPSQLPPPPAHFTGRTDVRDELRRSLVEPAAVAAVAVVSGMAGVGKSALALHVAHGLAERFSDGQLYVNLHGATPGMAPLTPGQALSALLRDLGVEPCLIPKHPDAAAALLRSLLAPTRTLMVLDDAASAAQVRLLLPAGAGCAVIVTSRSPLTALDGARRFPLMPLTDAESAELLRTVSGRTGLDAAHPLVDLTGRLPLALRVVAARLAARLALTPDVLAGQLAATEGRLHHLEYDDLSVRRSLAVAHDALAASDREADRDAALALARIGALDLPVYGAPLLARLTGTDGRRAEAALDRLVDVALLEETAYGRYSPHDLVRDFARELAAADQEGGAAAETGLRWYAAVAERVLTAIVEPGLDQDDRRRPTATQPTGHATEVTTVPPFPSPEAAFAWGDLELANVVALVERYGGAAADGGSVGSVDPVGSVGSVGSLGSVGSLGSVSGDPKSEEPESGEAESDGSGRGAWTQGELRAAWLSTLLRLFFPYLRRSGRFAEMELLGRAALELARRLRDAPAEAYALGDLAGLHFLTGRQSEALALTDRALAVWRRLDEVSWIRRCLNNRGLLLEGLGRYAESEDALRQSLEYSRQLGDAHGEAVTYSHLSNLYEHTDPRAAIEQHRRSLAIGVEIGAVIVQHSAHCNIGYAHLTLGEPAAAAEHFEESLRILGGHGDWHGESQTRLGLVRALRLLGRTERAGRECVELLRRADARADRYTGGLVRHQYGLLLRDQGRPEDAYEEWRSALAALDGTDERAVVAELRELISDRPACPGT
- a CDS encoding Clp protease N-terminal domain-containing protein; amino-acid sequence: MATNPNITSSIRLDDLIAAIKKVHDQPLDQLQDAVLAGEHLGDVADHLIGHFVDQARRSGASWTDIGRSMGVTRQAAQKRFVPRESADLDPSQGFSRYTPRARKVVLESHNAARTARNAEGLPAHLILGLLAEPEGLGALAVTAQGVSLDAVREAATAVLPPAADEAPELVPYASDSKKVLELTFREALRLGHNYVGTEHLLLALLEFENGEGVLSGLGITKPAAEEYVTEKLAALVSERKADAEGE